From Mycoplasmopsis gallinacea, the proteins below share one genomic window:
- a CDS encoding LlaJI family restriction endonuclease, translating into MSQDTTSQKELEIQVVNSNELNGFVGLWKKDNTLTVSFPIGYNLKDINLKGEESKIIEIKKLLKCLKFLNRAQEQTLSKDQENSSKNLFFPLSSFLYVLEQFLISNKKYLHEEDIIITHYNGGKIDFKKTIQIERPVISGNNLIYLNLLHRKNVKNHKELITKIHKYCVYEAIRNLGWFYNVSLSVIEKPNVKFHKSLFKSCLQQKLSKTQKDNEIVLLKCMLNIIENYDEENKSHWVYGTKEFEYIWERMIQSAFDNYEESTKEELKPKSLWTIEKPEEKRELASSLIPDSIMSSEGKWYILDAKYYKYGIDPSKRSNALPQTSDIVKQIAYGEYICHKKKLDAKNVFNAFLIPFDSRNECFNSNDNFFYIGKSGIKDFESSKPYEQVHAILIDIKWLIENYDKTDDSTRNDLANLIKSNTIIK; encoded by the coding sequence ATGAGTCAAGATACAACAAGTCAAAAAGAGCTTGAAATTCAAGTGGTAAATAGTAATGAATTAAATGGTTTTGTAGGTCTATGAAAAAAAGATAACACTCTCACAGTTTCATTTCCTATTGGTTACAATCTTAAAGACATAAATTTAAAAGGTGAAGAATCTAAAATAATAGAAATTAAAAAGTTGTTAAAATGTCTTAAATTTTTAAACAGAGCGCAAGAACAAACGCTTTCCAAAGATCAAGAAAATTCATCTAAAAATTTATTTTTCCCATTAAGTTCTTTTTTATATGTTTTAGAACAATTTTTGATAAGCAACAAGAAATATCTACATGAAGAAGATATTATCATTACACATTATAATGGCGGAAAAATTGATTTTAAAAAGACAATTCAAATTGAAAGACCAGTTATTTCTGGTAACAATTTAATCTATTTAAATCTTTTGCATCGAAAAAACGTGAAAAATCATAAAGAATTAATTACAAAGATTCATAAATATTGTGTTTATGAAGCAATTAGAAACCTTGGTTGATTTTACAATGTTTCTTTATCAGTTATAGAAAAACCCAATGTGAAATTTCACAAATCTTTATTCAAATCTTGCTTACAACAAAAGCTTTCGAAAACACAAAAAGATAATGAAATTGTTTTATTAAAATGCATGCTTAATATAATCGAAAACTATGATGAAGAAAACAAATCTCATTGAGTTTACGGAACAAAAGAATTTGAATACATTTGAGAAAGAATGATTCAAAGTGCTTTTGATAATTATGAAGAATCCACAAAAGAAGAATTAAAACCCAAATCACTTTGAACAATAGAAAAACCTGAGGAAAAACGAGAATTAGCAAGCTCTTTAATACCTGATTCGATAATGTCTTCTGAAGGTAAATGATATATTTTAGATGCAAAGTACTACAAATATGGAATTGATCCAAGTAAAAGGTCAAATGCTCTTCCGCAAACAAGTGATATTGTCAAGCAAATAGCTTATGGGGAATATATTTGTCACAAAAAGAAATTAGATGCCAAAAATGTTTTTAATGCTTTTTTAATTCCTTTTGATTCACGAAATGAATGTTTTAATTCAAACGATAATTTCTTTTATATAGGAAAATCAGGTATAAAAGATTTCGAAAGTTCTAAACCTTATGAGCAAGTTCATGCAATTTTAATTGATATAAAATGATTAATTGAAAATTATGATAAAACAGATGATTCCACAAGAAATGACTTAGCTAATTTAATTAAATCAAACACAATAATTAAATAA
- a CDS encoding McrB family protein has product MSSKKEIIQINKIKDYLSQKSKIEEDAIRKITEIDWENVKSFYEKIQSNFKPHKLEKMSSEELLYKLFHETKGRKENLMYFLEYYGEIYKKPINKKPIDYMNEFFGSIKGSFADKAQPLQIIKSKDKKEIIFTRFKKEITKEEAIQITNDVHLFLKKVYEKSSNYNNYNLNNIDECIEFTKQIYNSIKEHKTWKFNENGWPFSLFERVWFRKYIHVMFPNIFSPYYNDNWSKYILDILFGDEANKWQEQEKFSKEEKEEISFMVNSILITNKIKSEFNLKNYEFIYCISNMDNEKEKNYVYVNKKGKENMAQTKENKNNTNKTGVNIIYYGAPGVGKSYKVQKEYDLDNKDKQVSFERVVFHPEYSYGDFVGQIKPDIKEENGNHLITYKFESGPFTKILKKAIEDQENHHYLIIEEINRGNAHSIFGDLFQLLDRDESGESEYEITNTDIAKEVYQDKNQKIKIPSNLTIIATMNTSDQNVYTLDTAFQRRWEMKHISNEFTKEEKEEELKNSQIFDTDVSWGDFLEVINGYILDNSSHMSSLEDKRIGKYFINKNDLNKKRIHYFAHKVLKYLWDDAFKLSRESVFKDEFKSLDSVIKTFVDDKNSGKERFKSIFNVEVQNKLSSK; this is encoded by the coding sequence ATGAGTAGTAAGAAAGAAATAATCCAAATTAATAAAATAAAAGATTATTTATCTCAAAAATCGAAAATAGAAGAAGATGCAATTCGTAAAATAACTGAAATAGATTGAGAAAATGTGAAATCATTTTATGAAAAAATTCAATCTAATTTTAAACCACACAAATTAGAGAAAATGTCAAGTGAAGAGTTATTGTATAAACTCTTTCATGAAACCAAGGGAAGAAAAGAAAATTTAATGTACTTTCTAGAGTATTATGGTGAAATATATAAAAAACCCATTAATAAAAAACCTATAGATTATATGAATGAATTTTTTGGCAGTATAAAAGGAAGCTTTGCTGACAAAGCACAGCCTTTACAAATAATCAAAAGTAAAGATAAAAAAGAAATTATTTTCACTCGTTTTAAAAAAGAAATTACTAAAGAAGAAGCTATACAAATAACAAATGATGTTCATTTGTTTCTTAAGAAAGTTTATGAGAAAAGTAGCAACTATAATAATTACAATTTAAACAACATTGATGAATGCATTGAATTTACAAAGCAAATTTACAATTCTATAAAAGAACATAAAACTTGAAAATTTAATGAAAATGGATGACCATTTAGTCTATTCGAAAGAGTTTGATTTAGAAAATATATCCACGTTATGTTTCCTAATATATTTTCTCCATATTACAATGATAACTGGTCAAAATACATTTTAGATATTCTCTTTGGTGATGAAGCAAATAAATGACAAGAGCAAGAGAAATTTAGTAAAGAAGAGAAAGAAGAAATCAGTTTTATGGTTAATTCAATACTAATAACCAATAAAATCAAAAGTGAATTTAATTTAAAAAATTATGAATTTATTTATTGCATATCTAATATGGATAATGAAAAAGAGAAAAATTATGTATATGTAAATAAAAAGGGTAAAGAAAATATGGCACAAACCAAAGAAAATAAAAATAACACAAATAAAACAGGTGTAAATATCATCTACTATGGTGCACCTGGTGTTGGTAAATCGTACAAAGTTCAAAAAGAATATGATTTAGATAACAAAGATAAGCAAGTTAGTTTTGAAAGAGTTGTTTTTCACCCGGAATATAGCTATGGAGATTTTGTAGGTCAAATCAAACCTGATATTAAAGAAGAAAATGGAAATCACTTAATTACATATAAATTTGAATCTGGTCCTTTTACTAAAATTCTAAAAAAAGCAATTGAAGATCAAGAAAATCACCACTACTTAATTATTGAAGAAATTAATCGCGGGAATGCACATTCTATTTTTGGTGATCTTTTCCAACTTTTAGATAGAGATGAAAGTGGAGAAAGTGAATATGAAATAACAAATACAGATATTGCTAAGGAAGTGTATCAAGACAAAAATCAGAAGATTAAAATACCTTCTAATCTTACTATTATTGCCACAATGAATACTTCTGATCAAAATGTTTATACTTTAGATACTGCCTTTCAAAGACGTTGGGAAATGAAGCATATTTCTAATGAATTTACAAAAGAGGAAAAGGAAGAAGAGCTTAAAAATTCTCAAATATTTGATACAGATGTTTCTTGAGGTGATTTTCTAGAAGTGATTAATGGTTACATTTTAGATAATTCAAGCCATATGAGTTCTTTAGAAGATAAAAGAATTGGTAAATACTTCATAAACAAAAACGATTTAAATAAGAAAAGAATTCATTACTTTGCTCATAAAGTTCTTAAATATTTATGAGATGATGCTTTTAAATTAAGTAGAGAAAGTGTGTTTAAAGATGAATTTAAGAGCTTAGATTCAGTTATAAAGACATTTGTAGACGATAAGAACTCAGGTAAAGAAAGATTTAAGAGTATTTTCAATGTCGAAGTTCAAAATAAATTAAGTTCTAAATAA
- a CDS encoding PTS lactose/cellobiose transporter subunit IIA encodes MENNIEQLCFELISFSGEAKNCFLEAIDLAFDEKLEQAKEKVKEGKKFLKNTHNAHSNLLTASLNGQIQNESVLIMHSEDQFMSAENALVMAEKMIKLVEKLTDKYKEGKNEKN; translated from the coding sequence ATGGAAAATAATATTGAACAGTTATGCTTTGAACTTATTTCTTTTAGCGGTGAAGCTAAAAATTGTTTCTTAGAAGCTATTGATTTAGCTTTCGATGAAAAACTTGAGCAAGCTAAAGAAAAAGTCAAGGAAGGAAAAAAGTTTCTCAAAAATACTCACAATGCTCATTCAAATTTACTTACAGCTAGTTTAAATGGGCAAATTCAAAACGAGTCAGTTTTAATTATGCACTCTGAAGATCAATTTATGTCAGCTGAAAATGCTTTAGTAATGGCTGAAAAAATGATCAAATTAGTTGAAAAATTAACTGACAAATACAAAGAAGGTAAAAATGAAAAAAACTAG
- a CDS encoding PTS sugar transporter subunit IIB, whose amino-acid sequence MKVLLICSGGMSTQILISSLEREASKLNLDNFSAKAIGTNEIEEFEGDFDIVLVAPQIKHKYSQIEEFAAAKNKKIYQIQITEYSPIGASKLIQNILKTMES is encoded by the coding sequence ATGAAAGTATTACTTATTTGTTCAGGAGGAATGTCAACTCAAATTTTAATTTCTTCACTCGAAAGAGAAGCAAGTAAATTAAATTTGGACAATTTTAGTGCCAAAGCCATTGGGACTAATGAAATTGAAGAATTTGAAGGTGATTTTGACATTGTTTTAGTCGCTCCGCAAATTAAACACAAATATAGCCAAATCGAAGAATTTGCAGCTGCAAAAAACAAAAAGATTTACCAAATTCAAATCACTGAATATTCACCAATTGGTGCATCCAAATTAATTCAAAATATTTTAAAAACAATGGAGTCATAA
- a CDS encoding site-specific DNA-methyltransferase, whose protein sequence is MQKDLNTSMFNENIEKSLKEQYLEKIDSLSTSIFNEDQKELCKTIIENAKEDDVQNIYQLLIQRIKIGFAFDVAPTPTTTNKFITLLKENKELSFGTEKLELNSSKEKDILIIGENFDVLNNLRAIERERERERAGLEFNYDVIYLDPPYNTEATQKDGNNLANDKDDMSASKFIYRDKFSRNGWLNMIRERFVKSRTILKEDGVIFVSIDDAEQAYLKVLMDEIFGEENFVTIFLWQTNNSAMKRFKYVRNDLEYILCYAKNKEKLKEFSKKENEIITFENIDNDPKGPWISTNATYKLNENNENTFDLQLPNGNTIRRTWRFSKEEFLKGEVPLFFSGNNVPRIKVYENEYDKNKVFSNLAMSFEKPSINDFEKSSSFIDYFNYVDSFSKARKQLEQILNNDTFSTPKPTSLIKFLIKLVNNKNARVLDFFAGSGTTAHAVWDLNREDGGNRSVTLVTNNENGIGKNVTYERLHRISLGKSTDGNVNFKWLDKNEPYQVPLKVYETKQFSIDINNNLEEKTELFIKEMQELANVNLDEKDDNERILYYLKQLYSLKNDEDQNETN, encoded by the coding sequence ATGCAAAAAGATTTAAACACTTCAATGTTTAATGAAAACATAGAAAAATCACTTAAAGAACAATATTTAGAAAAGATAGATAGTCTATCTACAAGTATATTTAACGAAGATCAAAAAGAACTTTGTAAAACAATTATTGAAAACGCAAAAGAAGATGATGTTCAAAACATTTATCAATTATTAATTCAAAGAATTAAAATTGGATTTGCTTTTGATGTTGCCCCAACACCAACAACTACAAACAAATTCATTACTTTACTTAAAGAAAACAAAGAACTTTCTTTTGGAACTGAAAAACTTGAGCTTAACAGTTCAAAAGAAAAAGACATTTTAATCATCGGTGAAAACTTCGATGTTTTAAATAATTTAAGAGCAATAGAGAGAGAGAGAGAGAGAGAGAGAGCGGGCCTTGAATTTAACTACGATGTAATCTACCTTGATCCTCCTTACAATACTGAAGCTACACAAAAAGATGGTAACAACCTAGCTAATGACAAAGATGATATGTCTGCTTCAAAATTTATTTACCGTGACAAATTTTCTCGCAACGGTTGACTTAATATGATTAGAGAAAGATTTGTGAAATCTAGAACTATTCTCAAAGAGGATGGTGTAATTTTTGTATCAATTGATGATGCAGAACAAGCATACTTAAAAGTTCTAATGGATGAAATTTTCGGAGAAGAGAATTTTGTAACTATATTTTTATGACAAACAAATAATAGTGCTATGAAGCGTTTTAAGTATGTAAGAAATGATTTAGAGTACATTTTATGTTATGCTAAAAACAAGGAAAAATTAAAAGAATTTTCAAAAAAAGAAAATGAAATTATTACTTTTGAAAACATCGACAATGATCCAAAAGGCCCTTGAATTAGCACTAATGCTACTTATAAATTGAATGAAAATAATGAAAATACATTCGATTTACAATTACCAAATGGAAACACAATAAGAAGAACTTGAAGATTTTCAAAAGAAGAATTTTTAAAAGGTGAAGTCCCTTTATTTTTTAGTGGAAATAACGTTCCAAGAATAAAAGTGTATGAAAATGAATATGATAAAAATAAAGTATTTTCAAATTTAGCAATGTCTTTTGAAAAACCTAGTATAAACGATTTTGAAAAATCTTCATCTTTTATAGATTATTTTAACTATGTAGATAGTTTTTCTAAAGCAAGAAAACAATTAGAACAAATATTAAATAATGATACTTTTTCAACACCAAAACCTACTTCTTTAATAAAATTCTTAATTAAATTAGTTAATAACAAAAATGCTCGTGTTCTTGATTTTTTTGCAGGTTCTGGAACAACTGCTCATGCTGTTTGAGATTTAAATAGAGAAGATGGCGGGAATAGAAGTGTGACACTAGTTACTAATAATGAAAATGGTATTGGCAAAAATGTTACTTATGAAAGATTACATAGAATTTCATTAGGAAAAAGCACTGATGGAAACGTAAACTTCAAATGATTAGATAAAAACGAGCCTTATCAAGTGCCTTTAAAAGTTTATGAAACTAAACAATTCTCAATTGATATAAACAATAACTTAGAGGAAAAAACTGAATTATTTATTAAAGAAATGCAAGAGTTAGCTAATGTTAATTTAGATGAAAAAGATGATAATGAAAGAATTCTTTATTATTTAAAACAACTTTATTCATTAAAAAATGATGAGGATCAAAATGAAACTAACTAA
- a CDS encoding N-acetylmuramoyl-L-alanine amidase-like domain-containing protein gives MKIGKFLLLGASVIPALSIISCNSKTNEKALIEKLETENLNLKDISAEKTKVEKVNEDLNKQIKSKDSTLAYFSGFLKTENPLLTNAATISKVNKIIAARNTFNQASDKSVNELVSFISDKFLNDPYVADRLIGNNENKEVLVADFTGLDCFTYLDYVNALLYATDYSSFLDALVSTRYNNSEVTYANRKHFFTDWEHGNPIVKNLVTEQVLGTENADKIITIDFVKNGKPNKENPAQRDSVLVGVEQENRTVKYLDVKAVSDEFLAKYFKDGDLIMLAAPANLNSWLDVTHCGYLIFKEENGVKKAYYRNASSAKVNMKVVDTPLVEYLTDRNFDTKNNKPYDVPKVPGILLYRTLERNN, from the coding sequence ATGAAAATCGGTAAATTCTTGCTTTTAGGAGCTAGTGTCATTCCTGCTTTATCCATAATTAGTTGTAATAGTAAAACTAATGAAAAAGCTCTAATTGAAAAACTAGAAACTGAAAATTTAAATCTTAAGGATATCTCTGCTGAAAAAACTAAAGTAGAAAAAGTAAATGAAGATTTAAATAAACAGATTAAATCAAAAGATTCAACTCTTGCATATTTTAGTGGCTTTTTAAAAACTGAAAATCCACTTTTAACTAATGCAGCAACCATTTCAAAAGTTAATAAAATCATTGCTGCTAGAAATACTTTCAATCAAGCTAGCGATAAATCAGTTAATGAACTTGTTTCATTTATTAGTGACAAGTTCTTAAATGATCCATATGTAGCTGATCGGCTAATTGGAAATAACGAGAATAAAGAAGTATTAGTAGCTGATTTTACAGGTCTAGATTGCTTTACATATTTAGATTATGTTAATGCACTTTTATATGCTACTGATTATAGTAGTTTCTTAGATGCTTTAGTAAGCACTAGATACAATAATTCAGAAGTAACTTATGCAAATAGAAAACACTTTTTCACTGATTGGGAACATGGAAATCCAATTGTGAAAAACTTAGTTACTGAACAAGTTTTAGGTACTGAAAATGCAGACAAAATTATCACTATTGATTTTGTTAAAAATGGTAAGCCAAATAAAGAAAATCCTGCTCAAAGAGATTCAGTACTTGTTGGAGTTGAACAAGAAAATAGAACAGTTAAATATTTAGATGTTAAAGCTGTTAGTGATGAATTTTTAGCTAAATACTTTAAAGATGGTGATTTAATTATGCTTGCAGCGCCTGCTAACTTAAATAGCTGATTAGACGTAACTCACTGTGGATATTTAATCTTTAAAGAAGAAAATGGAGTTAAAAAAGCATACTACAGAAACGCTTCAAGTGCAAAAGTTAATATGAAAGTTGTTGATACTCCACTTGTTGAATATCTTACAGATCGAAACTTTGATACAAAAAATAATAAACCATACGATGTACCAAAAGTGCCAGGTATCTTACTTTATAGAACCTTAGAAAGAAACAATTAG
- a CDS encoding PTS sugar transporter subunit IIC — MEKTKKSYGLSFMKWVERTFMPIISKLGENRYIDAIRNGMISIIPILLIGSLFLILFFFPIGKESGQTFGQAVLMKTEAGKKWASFLMLPYRLTYPMLGFFAVLGIARSLSKSYKLDDQQGVLIALIGYLISIIGPTYTGIGNPTISTASFGSATIFGGIVVSILSIEIFRLCVKYNIIIKMPKSVPQSVAKPFNALIPMIFVILPATFLFYFLKFNIHSYVNFILSPLQTLFGKSNYFGFLIVVLFVMILWIAGIHGMSIIGALARPFWLIAIDQNSELLTNLKVSMLYAKDGANILVEPFFQWFVWIGGAGATLGLIIVMLLFAKSKYIRSVTYPSVLPGIFNINEPIIFGYPLVLNPFLALPAILSPIVMGTVTFILMKLNLIAIPVQTVGWTLPTFFGALLSTGLDWKAGVLTFVLIFISCLIWYPFAIAYDKKLLKEEIEMEIETRVAEAKKQNITLDVDKLREEISKEFHSRTIFKRKFWKRKQ, encoded by the coding sequence ATGGAAAAAACCAAAAAAAGTTATGGTCTTTCATTTATGAAATGAGTCGAAAGAACATTTATGCCTATTATTTCCAAATTAGGTGAAAATCGTTATATCGATGCAATTCGCAATGGAATGATCTCAATTATTCCTATTTTATTAATAGGTTCATTATTCTTAATCCTTTTCTTTTTCCCAATTGGTAAAGAAAGTGGACAAACTTTCGGGCAAGCTGTTTTAATGAAAACCGAAGCTGGAAAAAAATGAGCATCATTTTTAATGCTTCCATATAGATTAACATACCCAATGTTAGGATTTTTTGCAGTTCTTGGAATTGCTCGTTCTCTTAGCAAAAGCTACAAATTAGATGATCAACAAGGTGTTTTAATTGCACTTATTGGTTATTTAATTTCAATTATCGGACCAACATATACTGGAATTGGTAACCCAACTATTTCAACTGCTTCTTTTGGATCAGCCACAATTTTTGGTGGAATTGTAGTTTCAATTCTTTCAATTGAAATCTTTAGATTATGTGTTAAATACAACATCATAATTAAAATGCCTAAATCAGTTCCACAATCAGTAGCAAAACCTTTTAATGCATTAATCCCTATGATTTTTGTTATTTTACCCGCTACTTTCTTATTCTACTTTTTAAAATTCAATATTCACTCATATGTTAACTTCATCCTTTCTCCACTTCAAACTTTATTTGGAAAAAGTAATTACTTTGGATTCTTAATTGTAGTGTTATTTGTTATGATTCTTTGAATCGCAGGTATTCATGGAATGTCAATTATCGGAGCTCTTGCTCGTCCATTTTGATTGATTGCAATCGATCAAAACAGTGAACTTTTAACTAACTTAAAAGTAAGTATGCTTTATGCAAAAGATGGTGCTAACATTTTAGTTGAACCATTTTTCCAATGATTCGTATGAATCGGGGGAGCTGGAGCTACCTTAGGACTTATTATTGTAATGCTCCTTTTTGCTAAATCAAAATACATTCGTTCAGTTACTTATCCATCAGTACTTCCGGGGATTTTCAATATCAATGAACCAATTATCTTTGGATACCCACTTGTTCTTAACCCATTTTTAGCTCTTCCTGCTATTCTTTCACCAATTGTAATGGGAACTGTTACATTTATCTTAATGAAACTTAATTTAATTGCAATTCCAGTGCAAACTGTTGGTTGAACTCTTCCTACTTTCTTTGGAGCACTTCTTTCAACAGGTCTTGATTGAAAAGCTGGTGTGCTTACCTTTGTTTTAATTTTTATTTCATGCCTTATTTGATACCCATTTGCAATTGCTTATGATAAAAAACTTCTTAAAGAAGAAATTGAAATGGAAATTGAAACTAGAGTCGCTGAAGCTAAAAAACAAAACATTACCTTAGATGTAGATAAACTTAGAGAAGAAATTTCTAAAGAATTTCATTCTAGAACTATTTTCAAAAGAAAATTTTGAAAAAGAAAACAATAA
- a CDS encoding MurR/RpiR family transcriptional regulator, producing the protein MVKRSKTTNFEIFYDKLIDQSNQKETINKHIACKILKYIKDLKPIEKAIDFCDKNGISPSTFTAFCKKMGFSNVKELIFMHEQILENYKKKKLSKKDSDNKIKLAARIIDNSRKILFIGVSGALSTNIDFQLKLLRMDKNAIVVWNKYEQIGLSKLLTEKDVIIVNSVSFQHKWMIDIVKHTKAAVIVVSSWMPPEVKDKVKFFFHIKTNERQDALRVFTMQSKIFAVEIYYKIFIELQKNQKNQENLELSSYR; encoded by the coding sequence ATGGTAAAGCGAAGTAAAACTACAAATTTTGAGATCTTTTATGACAAACTTATTGATCAAAGTAATCAAAAGGAAACAATTAACAAACACATTGCATGTAAGATCTTAAAATACATTAAAGATTTAAAACCAATTGAAAAAGCAATTGATTTTTGCGATAAAAACGGAATTAGCCCTTCTACTTTTACGGCTTTTTGTAAAAAAATGGGGTTTTCAAATGTTAAAGAGCTCATTTTTATGCATGAGCAAATTTTAGAAAACTACAAAAAGAAAAAGCTATCTAAAAAAGATAGTGATAACAAAATTAAACTAGCAGCTAGAATTATTGATAATAGTCGTAAAATTCTATTTATCGGTGTTTCTGGGGCTTTAAGCACTAATATCGACTTTCAACTTAAGTTGCTAAGAATGGACAAAAACGCTATAGTTGTTTGAAATAAATATGAGCAAATCGGTCTTTCAAAACTACTTACTGAAAAAGATGTTATTATTGTTAATTCTGTATCGTTTCAACACAAATGAATGATCGATATTGTAAAGCATACTAAAGCCGCAGTTATTGTGGTTTCTTCATGAATGCCTCCCGAAGTAAAAGATAAGGTAAAATTCTTTTTCCATATTAAAACTAATGAAAGACAAGATGCTCTTAGGGTATTTACAATGCAATCTAAAATTTTTGCTGTCGAAATTTATTACAAAATTTTTATCGAACTTCAAAAGAACCAAAAAAACCAAGAAAATCTTGAACTTTCCTCATACCGTTAA
- a CDS encoding N-acetylmuramic acid 6-phosphate etherase codes for MKMNKIASLKTEQRNKRTFNFSKLDTISMVETIALEDSIILTEVQKNKVKIAKLINSAYKALKNGGRIVYIGAGTSGRIGMLDASEIYPTYGVKGKIIALIAGGKQAFYEPIEGAEDNKEQAREDLKAVNLNKNDILVGLTASGRTPYVIAALDYAKQIGCKNALICNSLSKENKLDVDHLIFLNTGAEVITGSTRMKAGTSQKMICNILSTAVMTKLGYVRGNYMINVIPSNQKLEQRCKNMIQEITNASNEEIEEVFSQTKNVQMALYMLEDSLSLSDARKKYEEKYGK; via the coding sequence ATGAAAATGAACAAAATTGCAAGCTTAAAAACTGAGCAGCGCAACAAACGAACTTTCAATTTTTCCAAGTTAGATACTATCTCAATGGTTGAAACAATTGCATTAGAAGATTCAATCATTCTAACTGAAGTGCAAAAAAATAAGGTAAAAATTGCTAAATTAATTAATTCTGCTTACAAAGCTTTAAAAAATGGTGGAAGAATCGTTTATATTGGAGCTGGAACTAGCGGAAGAATTGGGATGCTTGATGCATCAGAAATTTATCCAACTTACGGAGTAAAAGGTAAAATTATTGCATTAATTGCTGGAGGAAAACAAGCTTTTTATGAACCAATTGAAGGTGCTGAAGATAATAAAGAGCAAGCTAGAGAAGATCTAAAAGCAGTTAATTTAAACAAAAATGACATTTTAGTAGGGCTAACAGCTTCTGGTAGAACCCCTTATGTAATTGCAGCTCTTGATTATGCTAAGCAAATTGGATGCAAAAATGCTTTAATTTGTAATTCGCTTTCAAAAGAAAATAAATTAGATGTTGATCATTTAATTTTCCTAAATACTGGAGCTGAAGTTATTACAGGTTCAACACGAATGAAAGCCGGAACATCACAAAAAATGATTTGCAATATTTTATCAACTGCAGTAATGACTAAGCTTGGATATGTGCGTGGCAATTATATGATTAATGTAATTCCTTCAAATCAAAAGCTAGAGCAAAGATGTAAAAATATGATTCAAGAAATTACAAATGCTTCTAACGAAGAAATTGAAGAGGTATTTAGTCAAACCAAAAATGTTCAAATGGCACTTTATATGTTAGAAGATAGTCTTTCATTATCTGATGCAAGAAAAAAATACGAGGAAAAATATGGAAAATAA